AGTGCAAACATTCAGCCACAACTTCTTTCCCTGAAGGAATAAGTAAGCACACCGTGCTTCTGACAGCCTGTTCACAAAAGCAGCAGTCACAATGAAGACAACTGCTAACATTAAGTACTTTTACGTCTTGCACAACCAGGTAGGAAATTATTTATGAATGATAAAATGTAGCAGTTCCCTTCTGCAgttagctttaaaataaataagacaaagttcattttgttttgttcctagtGTTGCATAAAGCTTCTCAGTTTTGGTCTGCTTGCACCCAGCTTTGCTGAGCTACTGGCAGAACCCTCAGACTCTACAGCCTCTTCAATGCTTCTCCCCGTGCTGCACTTCAGATTAAAAGCATCTATTGaaataaacttcagaaaaacCCCCTCAGGATTTGGCAATACAGAAATGGAAGCTGAGCAGCGCCTCCACCACTTGAGCAACCTCAAGATACACGCAAGCCATTGTTGATGTGATCCCCTAGCTACTTTCattgtattatttaaaaaaccaaacaccacCAACAAATAAGAAGGACTTTTTTACTTTGTCTTCTTCGGTTCTGGTGTTCTCGACACCCTCCTGATGGGTCTAGTGCTTGGAGATGGAGACTGTCTTCTCTGGGGCGATGCTGACGCTCCCCTTCGCAGTGGTGGTGGGCTTGAAGAGGTATGAGAAGCTCTAGGCCGTGGTGAAGGTGaatgccttttgttttgtgGTGGAGAACGTGTTTCCCGATTGGACCTACTGGGAGGAGAACCCTTCCGGTGCTTGGAAGATATCGATGGTGAGCGCCTTTTAGCAGCTGGAGAGCTCCtttgttttggtggtggtgAATGGGAGACTCTGCGTTTTGACTGCGGAGAAGGCGATGCTCGTCGTttgggtggaggaggaggagaagccGTTCTTCTCTTTGGAGGTGGAGAAGGAGAATATCGCCTTTGTATCGGAGGGGAGTACCTCCGTGGAGAAGGTGAGCGTCTGCGTGGGGGCGGTGAAGGAGacctacaaagaaaataaaggtttaAGTACCACACAGGCATGGGAATCAGTTACCAGTGTCAGTCAGTATGcctaaaaagggaaaaagactCACACGAATGTTTCTCTAAACTTAGTTAATACTTTATTCAATAGCAAGCTTCTTGGAACTGTTTGATATTTGGGACCAGATGTGGCAATCAATCCACAAGCAGAATACACAACTACCTCAGAAAATCTCAGCAGCACAACTACAGCCCCCTCAGCAAGCTGTGCATCACGGAACAGGTTTCCTACAGTCTTTTTACAGGTCACAGCTGGAAGTTAACAAACCAAAAATGACCAAAATCAAAGCACAGTACCTTCGGCGGGGCAATGAGGGTGAGCGGCGTCgcctgggaggggggggtggggaaggagagCGCCGTCGGCGGGCAGGTGGGGGGGATgggctcctcctcctcctactGAAGAAACAAAGGGATTACTCAGAAAAGTTGCAGCTGAGCCACAGGTTTATTCTTCTCATTCCACTATATTATATAATCTCCCTTCATGTGCTTTTAATTCTACTAGAAATGCTAATGAGGGGATAAAAAGGGAGATCACCTAATTAGCCAGACCAGCTAACAAACAGCTCTCTCATCACACAGTGATATGACTGCTCGGTGTACAGTGTGGAAGGAactaatattttttctcctgcttcGGTTGGATACAGCAGCAGCCTGAATCATaaaatgtcttgggttggaagggacctcaaagatcacaaAGCTCCAAcacctctgctgcaggcagggccaccaacctccccatttcataccattccaggctgcccagggccccgtccaacctggccttgaacacctccagggatggacggggcatccacagcctctctgggcagctgttccagcacctcaccactctcataggaaagaacatccccctgacatccaacctaaatctttcctccttcaacttaaaaccatttccccttgtcctgctattatctaccctctcaaagagttgactcccctcctttttataggctcccttcaggtacggGAAGGAAGTACTGAAGCTGGATCGATGTGAACAGCATGAAACTTCATTCTTGGAAACAGCTCTTACCTATGGATCTAAAATCCAAAGGAACTTATCTCTTGAAATGTTAAGAATAATCAGAGTTGCTGCTAAATTGCAGCTATCTGGATTCAAGTTACTCAGAAAATGAGTCATTTTCTATTCTCCAAGATAAGGTTTAATACAGACTTTtggaaaaatgtgaataaaCTGTGCACTTTCGTGGCATTAATAAATGGAGGAAAACTGGTgttctgtaaggaaaaaagggtccttctcaaaagcaaatcagataaaacaaaatgataaaggataaaatgaaaacaataaaaaattaaagGGCTCATTaaagaaactgaagtttcaTTCCAAACACCCTGGCTGTTGTTCTACAAGGCAATTAGTTGTAATTTTTATAGGTAAGGCTTTGTTTCAAAGGAACGTTCTTTAATGATCTGGGAAAATAGCAGTCTCCAAGTGTCAGGGTTGCACTAATTAAACGTCTTTAAGTACTCACATGACAGGCAATAGGCAAATTTAAGTATGCTGCAAGATAGTTTAACACCTTTGAATCCTGTTTTACACagcattgtttcttttcttcttgatttttttttccctgctagTGAAATATTCCAATACCCAAACCATTATGGGACAGATAAGTCTGAATTTCCCTCATGTTGCTTGAGGTTTGAGGTTGCTTGAGGTTTGAATTTGAGCTTGCAAATTCAAAGGAAAGAAGTACTTATCCATAACAAGAGCCTAAATGATTATCAGTGTGTAAATCCTGTTAAAGATATGAATTTCTAACCAACCTTTTCATCACGGGTGATTGCCACCTCTTTTCCATCTGCATCCTGacagcagtggaagaaaaacaaaacaaagacaaaaaaaatctaactgCCCAGTATTTGAGGCAGAAATTAACACATTCCAACAAATCCAGATTAACTCTCAACAAGTAAAGAGAATACAGTCTTGGAATGGACCAAGGGTCCATCTAACCAGGCATCCCTCACATGACATGCAGTGCTAGATGCTTCAGGGATAGATAATGAAAAGCAGCCTGTATTGAAAGTCTAACTTACCTCAGTGAGATGAAAGGTTGCCAGTTTTAAGAGAATTACATCAACTGTTGCACAAGCTTAGTGCACAGCAGGGGCTTTAAAGTATTACATCTCAAATCACAGACTCTCAAGAGGAAGCCTGCTGTATAACCAGCACTGagattttggttttcttctttaagttattttggagaaaaaaagattaccTCCTTGCACAATTCTGTGCTAAGAGGGCACAACTAAGCTCTTTTGGGTAGCTGCTGGCAGACACACACATCAACTCAACAGCTATCAGAGAAAAAAGATGAGCTGTGCTCACTGTAACAAGTCATTACCGAGGGGAAGGCTCCTTCTGTCGTTTCCGTGGGGATGGTGATGGACTGCGGGAATGGgaatggcggcggcggcggccgacCTCCCCATTCTTCACATTGGATCTCTTCGGTCTTTCCTCTTCAGATGAAGATGAGGAGCCAGAATCTATGAATGGAGAAGAATTACCCTCTGTAAAACAATTCTTATGACCGTTGCAGAGATACCGATATGGTTATAATGCTGTTTAAATCACTAATCCTCCACTCCTGCTAGACAAGAAGGCTCTGTTTAGAAGCAGTTAACAACCAATGTTAATTTGTAGTTGATAAACCCAGCAGAGCTGGGTAACAACACCTGCAGCAACTAACTCTACATCTAAAAAATTAACTAGCCAGGTCATTCTAAAAATGATCTGCTGTTATGCATAGAAACACTAAGTCAGGAGTCTGAGACATTAGGAAATAACCTACTGCAGTAAGAGACTAAGGAAGTCATGGGAAACAACATTAGTGTGTGATGGAAAGAGTTTAAAAGTGCAGCTTTCAAAGACGCATAACAGGAAACATGCCAGAACCTCTAAGAATTAAGCCTCATTTAACGAAAGTACCATGAACAATAATTAAAGTTACTCCATTATGAGTGGGTAAATATACAGTTAAGTTTGCAAtagcactgcacacagcaaaatcattttaaaatcaacattTGAACTGAACGATAACTAACTCCTGCAGGAGCATTAATCCAGGTGTAGGAAATGCAGGTTATCCATACCAGATGAAGACTGTTGATTTTGCCTTCTGTACTGACGTCTCTGTTGCACAGAATCTGCTGCAGCCATTTTACCTCCCTTATCTTCTTCTGAAAAGATAAAGACATAGaatatttaaattgaaaatgaattttgcCTTGCTCAGCAGAAGTAATGTCAGTTGACAGTCAATCAggtgtgctttgttttttttttaaatttaaataagaaTATATTAAGATAGCACTGAGTCTGAAGCATGCTTTGGCCAAGCTTTTTTATGGAGAGCTCAGATGGAAGATTTGAGGCAGTGTCAATGATCATCTTATGCTTCTCAAAACCTTATTTCAATGCCAGCTTATCAACAGCACTCAGCACTTCACTAACATACTTTATTGCTACCTTAGACCAAAAACCCCAAAGGCAGTGTTGACAAGTGAGAACCATACCTGACTCAGACAGCTCAGCTTTCCTTGGTTTTGGTGCTGGTGAAGGAGATTCTCTTTTTTCAGTACTCTTATGCTTGGGtgctaaaagaaaaccaaacaagttgcttcaatttgtttgttttttaaaatccatgCACGCTTTTCTGTTCAAACAAGCTGCAGATGTCATCTTTGAGAAGATGGAAGCATAAAGACAAAGCTGCTGAAAGAAACTCATCTCTTACCTGATGCCCTGCCAGGTGAAACAGAGCCACGGCTTTTCCTTGCACGATTTGACTGCTGAGGCGTTGGAGATCTGCGTGGTTTGGGAGGTGGACTTGCTGGTGGGGATGGTCTGTGCCTTCGCCTCGGGGGGCTGGCAGAAGGAGACAGCCTACGTGTTTTACGAGGAGGACTGGATACAGTTCTTTTAGGTGGTTTCTTTGGTGGAGATCGGGAacgtgaggaggaggaggaagagctaCTGCCAGACAAAGACGCTGATGACCGTCTTCTCCTGTAAATCAAATGTAATATTAGACACCGACCTGGCCTAGGAAACGTTTGAGCACGAACACAGAATTGAATTTGTTTGCAAGCACATATACAGAGCCACATACAGCAGCACTTCCAAAACATGGCGAACAGCCTCCAGCACTTGGTTTGTAGAAGAGATTAAGAACCaatcttttcattatttttaaactacagtgagcaaaaaaaataaaaaacggTTAGTGTTACCCTTACTGGCTTTTCTGTCAATCTACAGGCTACAACTAAGCTTTTCTCCTGGGAACAATTAGTTTTCTTTGGGCTCTCTACTTTTGGATGGTTAAGAGGATTCTCCATGTTAGCACACGTGATTTAATCATCTTTCAAACAGATCTATTTCAGAGTTTAGTGTGCAAGTATGCTGAGAGGTTTTTATACCAGGAGGCAAAAATTTCAGACAACAACTCTGAACCTGTGGTATTCATCCTTATGCTTTAGTTTCTCATCTTTactttgtaattttaaaaagataggGCCTCTAGAATTCTGCGGCAAAATTTGTGGCAAGTTCTGTTGCAACTGTGTACCTGCAGAATCCACCTTTGGCTGCAGAATTCCTGAGAacctggaaaaaagaaaccctaCCTTGAGTGAGACAAACACTTGCTGAAAGGGAGCTCTTGTACATCTTGCAAGATACATGCTTGATACTTCCCACAGTTTTTGCAATAACTGTGCAAAATGAATATCTTTacaaagtcaaaaaaaaaagtacttatcacttgcttaaaaaaaggaagaactgtTCCTTCTTAGAAAGGAGGAACCACTGTACGCAGGAAGCACCGCTTCAGTTCTCTTCTTATGAAGAGGACAGGAATTTATCCTATTCCTACGAAGACGAATCCCTGTTTTGACACTGCCCTGAGTACGTAATTCTCTGCAACGCAACTCAGAACTTTCCTACCAGAATAGTTGCTCATGGATCAAAAATATAACCTTCAACACTAAAGAGCAGACCTTAAGGAgttcttatttttaatcagaagaacatgaagaaatacatttcaagTCAAAGTTTAATTTTTACCTTAACTTTACATAATGGAACAGTGagtcataattaaaaaaatcccagcaaGTATAATCCAGGGCCTGTTCTAACATTTCCCTCCACGGGGAAATAAAGACAGCTAAATGATGCCTCATCTGCCTAAGTTGGGAGCTATCCAGAGCCATTTCAAGGTCTGAAGTTGCCACTTTTTGAAAAGGTGGACAGCTGTTGGCTGTCCCCAAAATACTTACAAAACATGACATGGCAGTTTCTACATCATTCAAATCATACATTACTGGCAGCGCTGAGAAAAGATAAACAAGACAATTCTGATAAATCTCATTCACCAAaactaactgaaaaaaagaagagaagggaaatctTACCGCCTCACCGGTGatctgcttcttctgtgccTGGGTGGGGGAGGCATCCGCCTTGGAGGAGTCCTCCTCCTCGGAGACGGCCGTCGTCTGGGACTGGGTCGCCTTCTAGGGGAGTAAGACCTGTCACAATCAGAAATCCCAATGAAAAGCAACCATCTAATTTTCAAATTTGAGGAACGCCATCCTCTGGGAATGGGGTGAGAAGTTGCTTTTCTCCAACTGTGTAAATTAAAGTACTGCTTAAATTATGATGCCAAGTGCTGCATTCAGCTACAATCAGCAGTTTTAGGTTTACAAACACCTTCTAAGGagtgaagaggggaaaaaaatgaagaggaggggaggaatTTGCAAAATCTTCAGTATCAGATCACCTAAAAGGTGGCTACATAATTCCTACTGAGTGCACCATTCCCTCCCTCGTCACCATTAGTCTCTGCAACCTCTTTCTCATAAACTAATGAGGACAACAGCTCCCCAAGATGTTTATTCATTGAATACATCATTCTCATCTGGCCCAAAACATTCACAGCTCAACATCACTAAAAACACAATTACCTCCACTGAGATCATGACATTAAATGGCAactccagaagaaaacattcagttCTCAACCTCTGCCATCGAGGCAAATTGAAGCCCTACCTTGACCGTGATCTGTGACGCCTTCTTGGTCGAGAATGAGAGGGAGAACGTGATCGAGACCTTGACCTTGACTTAGAGCGAGTTGGGGATCTTTGACGagtcttctctttctccttctctctctccttctttgAATTACGTTCTGGTGAAATTTCTTTTGTCTCTGGTACAGGAGGTTCAGATTTAGGAGCTTTTGGGATATcactattaaaaagaaaaacttgatTTACAAGCACATACAGACTGTAGCCACTGGAGTAACATTTTAGAAGCTGATGCTGTATTCCCCAACAAAGAACATTCTCTTGCCCATCTTCTGACATGTTAAAAATCCTACTCTACAACGGTGAAGAGAATTAGAATATGGTACAATGTTTTGAAGGCAAGCAAAAGTAACACCAAGGCTGTGCATTAGTTGGCTGGAAAACAAGATGACATtgtcagaagcagaaaggaCACCCAGTGTAACGAAACAACAGTGGCAGCTCAGGACTCTGCCCTTAGAATTTTATACAGGGAAATAGAATTCCTACTGAAAATTCTTAGACAAATACTCATGTCATTTTAGGGGAACAGGGAGAAGTAGACATTGTAGTCAAGCTTGGAGGAATAATCTTTAACATGCATTAAGACCATTTCCATTCTTTAAGAAGCAATATACCACTCTCTACAGTTATGACACCCACCTGTTCGAAGTTGCCTCTTGAACAACAGTCTCCTTTGGTTTCACAGAGGGTTCTGGCTCAGGAGTTGCCTCCTTCTTTTCTGGTGCAGGCGTAGCACTGCGGCTCTTGGTTCTGTGATGAGGGGAGCGAGAATGGCTGCGCTTCCGCTCCCGTCTGATGGGTGAGGATCTCCTCCTGGGGGAAGGAGACCTCGATTTGCGcctgggaaaaagaagcaatGCATCATGAAATAacacatgtaaaaataaaaccagtgaTTTTCAGGACCTAAAAGCTCTTCTGAATCAGGTTGATTCTCAGTACTCATCTACAGCACATGCAGGAGGACTCAGAATTTCTGCTAGCAATTTACAGCCAACATTTCATACTTCAAAAAGACAAAGCCTGGAAGAGATGAACCACTGAAAGCAGCTGCTAGTTTAAACAGTATCCCTGTCAATGTCTAACTGCTAATCAATAATTGCAAGAAGTTAAAAAGCCCGCTGAAATAGCTAAGGGGAACATTTACAAACTTCCATGAACTTATTCCCTGCCATGCATTCTTTGCCACAGTCTACAGTACTGTTGGATATACACTACCCGAGTATTTTTATTACCTTCTTGGACTCCTGGAtctgtctcttttttctctgttgtctTTGTCTTCCTTATCCCTCTTCTCCTTGTCTTCATCTTGTTTCTTCATAGAAGCCAGCTTCTCTTGCTCTATCTAGTAACCAAACATCACTGAGCTCAGAGGCATCACAGAGACCTTATCTAAGttgtatttaagaaaacaaaaactctaCTGCTTCAGactaaaatatttgttcttcaCACAAAGAGTTCTGCTGAACCCAAACCACTGTCTATAGCAGCAGTACCTGCACTGCCTCTAATTCTGCACAATGCTCTCAACTCACCCACAATTCTGTAATGAAATCCTACCTGCCGCTGTttaatctcttctttcttcagttccAGAAAAGCAGTTGGAATACCAGCAATGTTTTCTTGTGCACTTAACAGCAGTGGCCATAGTTCGCCCATGAACTCCCTAGCATTTTTCCCATTCAAAAAACCAGTCAGGTTGATTTGCATCATTTTGGAATCTGGATTCTGCAAAGAGACATGACAGGAAGACAAGCCGgttatctgaaaaaaacaacctacaATTTgtcttaaaattaaattaaagctACCATGGGGACTAGAATACATATACACTCAAGAATTCTAAGTATATAGGTTTTAAATCTGTCCCTAGTGGTTTCTCATCAATACAAGTTTATTGTATTACTAAATTTCTTTTGTGTCTTACCATAAAGATTCAAAGGCCTGTTAATCCTTTGTGGGTTTCACAATTATTTTTGGACTGTGTGACTGCTAGACAAGCAAACAACCAAAGGCCTTAAATTTAACACACCGTTACAATGCTGGTAAGAGttctaagcatttttttcctgaatgttttGATACTCCTTGCTTGGAAATCCTCCTTACCATCTGCACAACGGACAGAAGCCATGGAATTGCCTAACACTGCAGATGACATCCTGCTAAGTACCTTAAGTCCTGCTGTCAGCGTTCAAGATTCATGCATGCATTTTCTTACTTGCTTCAAAACATTAAGACTATGCCTGCACTGAGGGAGCATATGCTAAAATACGTGtcttacagattttctttcctcaaagtAATTATGTCATGTCCACAAAGGGTTAAGAGGTCAAAGAGTGGTTCAACATTAAAGTGGGCTTTTTAATTCTAATGTTGTTTGTTGGTCAAGCAACAAGGTCCATATAACAAGCACAGCTCAACAGCACAAAGCAAGTACAGATTCCAGGtgtcttcagtttcttcttggAACCTTGGGGGTTTTGGAATCGCCAAGTCCCCTGTAGAGAAAGATGTTCCCTTGGCTTGCTTCCGACTCCCTACTGCAACTCAACCACCTTGAGTTTAATGTTATATCATTTATCTAAATTGCAAAAGACGAACAAGCAATAATGAGTACACAAccacaaaaaaatattgtttttataaACGTTCTAAACTTTAATCATGCTTAGTATAAGGGGAATTAAAATGAGTACTCAGATTTTATTAGCTAacacatactaaaaaaaaacattttctactaCAAAACCCTAACTTCATTTAGCTTATTAAAACTTATTTCCCCTTTTTGtatctacatattcattaaaTAGACATATATGAATATCTTCAAAATACaatgagatttatttatttaaacagcaATACCTTTTATCAGTTGAAATGTCAACTGCTCTCTCAAAAGACAGGGGTGAACACTTAGGGAAAAAGATTAAGTGTAAAGTACATCAGCATGAGAATGGTTTGCCAATAATGCATGGTACGTCTTTTACTGTCCCTTGGGTTGCAGTGGCACAGTGGcagatattaagaaaaactgACTTTATTACCACTTCATATCTTTTCATATCCTTCCCTATGAAGAACTAAAGGACCTCAATGTTCACACTGTATTAGGCTGAAAATTAACTATAAAGCAAATACAAGTACTAACCTACAATaattaataaaaggaaaaaatgaacataGCTATAGATCTGGCCTCTTAAATTGACTCAAGTATGCTTTATTAAATTACCATCCAATCCATTTAGAATTCCCCTCATGCTTCACATAAAACCTCATCTACTTTACAGTAATTTCAAGAGCAGTGTAAAGCTTTGCCCAATTGCTCTTTCCTGGATTTTTGGTTCGGCCACTTTACACAACTCACCTCCAAACACACACTGCATCATCAAGGGAGTTGGGTCAGAGCGACATTGGACACTCACTCTGCTGTGACCTAATAAGGTGATGGTGCTATACTTCAGACGCAAGGAATAACTTCCATTTTGGTTCAGGCCTTTTAAATCATAAATCACATCATCATTAGAAAATTGCTGTCAAAGTAACTTAACATGtaacagcaaaattaaaacagTAAGTTTGATTTTCACCTGAGCAGTTTGCAAACTATGCACCTTCACTAAGCTTCCAGCCTTACAGCTGTTTACAAAgtgaatttctttcaaaaatatacAAAGTAATAAAATCCCTCCTAATTGTACTTGAGAAATTCACAGATTCAATAGAATTCATAATAATTATGTTACACATTCAGAAGCAATATACACAACAAAATCGTTACCTTCACTTCCAACTGGTTGAATATAAATTCAATTACTACATCATCTTCAAACCCAAGGATTTCTGTTACTCGTTTTGTTATCCATGGTTTGATTACTTCCAGATTTACTTTGCTCATGTCCACCTATAttaaagaggaaggagaaagaaatcattCTCAAAATGAGCCTTTCCACTAAATACACCAGCTGAGAGTACCTAGGATTCTTTCACCACCACGACTGACTTGCGCAGTGCCACACGCATCATTATCCTGGCccagctttgttttaaaatagtttctaaactcttctgtgttttaaatcagTTTCTAACCTCTTCTGAACCACGGTGCTTTGATTCAAGTACCAGTCTGGACCTCTCATTTTGAAATTGTGTTTTACATAAAAACCCACTGGTATTACAAAGTGAATATTACCACCTTCTTCTAAAACCATACCAGAGGAAATGACATTCCTTGCATTCTCATATGTACCACCTGATATACAGTTAAGAACCACACCTGATTCAAAGTCTTATTTCTCCACCCCATCCCAATCAACTTACCTTCTTTTCTAAGCATTCTGCAAATTTCAACTGCTTCAACAGCTTCTTCTGCTTATTGCTGAAGCgattgtcctgctctgcactTGTTCCCTAGGGCACAGGAAACAACACGGTCAGTCTGCGTGGCATCCAGCCACCCCTTAGGAGCAGATCCCTGTGCTTCACTCCACACGTTAGCACCGAGCAGTGACACAGCTCTGTACATAAATAATCCTTCTCAATTTTAGCACTGCAGCCTTCACTTACTGCTGAAGATTGAGGGGTAGGCAGGCTCCAGAGCTCTGTATCTTAATCTCATAATCCCCCTAGCATCATACTCACATGTACAGCAGCGTCACGCTGCTATGAAACTGACCTACAGTGGAACTCACAAGCCTTCAGAAGGAACAAGCTTTTTCCTCTGTCCAAGAACAAAAGCATTCTATTTAGCTAACAACATCAGTGAAACTGCCAGGTAAATTTTTGAAGCACATTACCTAAACGTGGAGGCAGCAAGAGTACAAAGAATACTGTTTTATTGATCATGCTCTGTTAAAGTTCACCAACTTGTTCCACTTTCATGAGCAGAAACTATAGGTTAAGCCATCTAGAACTGAAGGCTTGTCTGGaaaatttatttgcaaaaaaagaaaaagtaaacagaacaacagaagaaaggacTCAAATGCTGATAACCTGTTACTAATCAAAAACAAGCCTGCAATTCACAGAGTTTATTTGGGAAAGCAACAGGAGTGATGAAAACCACAGAATTTATATGCAGTTGCCTATGGGAGATGACTTGAGTGCCAGAAAGTATCTAGAACTAGCAACAGAATATACTGCAAGGCTCCCAAGCACAGAATACAGACTGCAACCATTAACATTGCCATTTGCTACTCTGCCATACAGGAATCCTGGAGACTCATTGAGGCACTTGCTGGGCTTTAGTCTGTAATacctgcagcctgtgggatgGCTTACACGTTAGCAAAACACGCAGTACTTGTCAGATTGTTGTGAAGTGTAAAAACACCACTTAAAGTCCTGCCTCAGCCCCgtgttgctttttattctgtttttagaaGTCACCTCCGAGAGCCCAATCTAAAAGAGTATTCAATTTCTGATCCGTTGCCCTCAGTGCCATAATCCCACCATCAGTGACAACTACCTGATCTGCAAACCTGTAAAGAATGGTACCACTGGGGAACATGGATGTAACTCTCCTGAACCCAACTCCTCGCCCACagctgatggttttttttttttcctcttttaaccAATCTGCCACATTGTCACCAAAATCCAGAAACGAAACTCACTGACCCCAGAGAGGTCAGAAAGGCAACAGcacttcctgcagcactgtgtgcatgGGGGGGAAATCACTGCTTCCACTGTGTACCACCAGGAGCTATAAAGCACATGGGTCTTATACACGTTAACATGGATTCATAGGCACTCACCAAGTGACTGCCTACTACTAGAATTGCTATATGTACTAAAATATAATACTACACAAGTGCTGTGTTATATGGACTTCTTGCAAAGGGTCTTTGGTGACTGTGGGGCTATGCTATCCACGTCAGGTCTTCCATAAGGTCAAGCACTTATTTACAAAGACATGGCTGTTGACTAAGCTCCTAATGAGCACTTTGAGCTTGTTGTGGTGCCCATAGCATCAGCCCCAGCAGAGTACAGCACACCTCCCTATGGCCCATGGAACACAGACTCTGCTttcaggctgcagctctcctgctgagCTGGGAAAACTACCTTCTCTGGA
Above is a genomic segment from Gallus gallus isolate bGalGal1 chromosome 23, bGalGal1.mat.broiler.GRCg7b, whole genome shotgun sequence containing:
- the SRRM1 gene encoding serine/arginine repetitive matrix protein 1 isoform X1, yielding MDAGFFRGTSAEQDNRFSNKQKKLLKQLKFAECLEKKVDMSKVNLEVIKPWITKRVTEILGFEDDVVIEFIFNQLEVKNPDSKMMQINLTGFLNGKNAREFMGELWPLLLSAQENIAGIPTAFLELKKEEIKQRQIEQEKLASMKKQDEDKEKRDKEDKDNREKRDRSRSPRRRKSRSPSPRRRSSPIRRERKRSHSRSPHHRTKSRSATPAPEKKEATPEPEPSVKPKETVVQEATSNSDIPKAPKSEPPVPETKEISPERNSKKEREKEKEKTRQRSPTRSKSRSRSRSRSPSHSRPRRRHRSRSRSYSPRRRPSPRRRPSPRRRTPPRRMPPPPRHRRSRSPVRRRRRSSASLSGSSSSSSSSRSRSPPKKPPKRTVSSPPRKTRRLSPSASPPRRRHRPSPPASPPPKPRRSPTPQQSNRARKSRGSVSPGRASAPKHKSTEKRESPSPAPKPRKAELSESEEDKGGKMAAADSVQQRRQYRRQNQQSSSDSGSSSSSEEERPKRSNVKNGEVGRRRRHSHSRSPSPSPRKRQKEPSPRMQMEKRWQSPVMKSRRRRSPSPPPARRRRSPSPPPPPRRRRSPSLPRRRSPSPPPRRRSPSPRRYSPPIQRRYSPSPPPKRRTASPPPPPKRRASPSPQSKRRVSHSPPPKQRSSPAAKRRSPSISSKHRKGSPPSRSNRETRSPPQNKRHSPSPRPRASHTSSSPPPLRRGASASPQRRQSPSPSTRPIRRVSRTPEPKKTKASTPSPRSARRVSSSRSASGSPEPAPKKHQGPPSPARSRSPSANWSPAKKAKSPTQSPSPARNSDQEGGGKKKKKKKDKKHKKDKKHKKHKKHKKEKAAVAAAPAAVAAADTTSAQEEQEAETEPKKETESEPEDNLDDLEKHLREKALRSMRKAQVSPPS
- the SRRM1 gene encoding serine/arginine repetitive matrix protein 1 isoform X2, which translates into the protein MDAGFFRGTSAEQDNRFSNKQKKLLKQLKFAECLEKKVDMSKVNLEVIKPWITKRVTEILGFEDDVVIEFIFNQLEVKNPDSKMMQINLTGFLNGKNAREFMGELWPLLLSAQENIAGIPTAFLELKKEEIKQRQIEQEKLASMKKQDEDKEKRDKEDKDNREKRDRSRSPRRRKSRSPSPRRRSSPIRRERKRSHSRSPHHRTKSRSATPAPEKKEATPEPEPSVKPKETVVQEATSNSDIPKAPKSEPPVPETKEISPERNSKKEREKEKEKTRQRSPTRSKSRSRSRSRSPSHSRPRRRHRSRSRSYSPRRRPSPRRRPSPRRRTPPRRMPPPPRHRRSRSPVRRRRRSSASLSGSSSSSSSSRSRSPPKKPPKRTVSSPPRKTRRLSPSASPPRRRHRPSPPASPPPKPRRSPTPQQSNRARKSRGSVSPGRASAPKHKSTEKRESPSPAPKPRKAELSESEEDKGGKMAAADSVQQRRQYRRQNQQSSSDSGSSSSSEEERPKRSNVKNGEVGRRRRHSHSRSPSPSPRKRQKEPSPRMQMEKRWQSPVMKRRRRSPSPPPARRRRSPSPPPPPRRRRSPSLPRRRSPSPPPRRRSPSPRRYSPPIQRRYSPSPPPKRRTASPPPPPKRRASPSPQSKRRVSHSPPPKQRSSPAAKRRSPSISSKHRKGSPPSRSNRETRSPPQNKRHSPSPRPRASHTSSSPPPLRRGASASPQRRQSPSPSTRPIRRVSRTPEPKKTKASTPSPRSARRVSSSRSASGSPEPAPKKHQGPPSPARSRSPSANWSPAKKAKSPTQSPSPARNSDQEGGGKKKKKKKDKKHKKDKKHKKHKKHKKEKAAVAAAPAAVAAADTTSAQEEQEAETEPKKETESEPEDNLDDLEKHLREKALRSMRKAQVSPPS